A DNA window from Cytophagia bacterium CHB2 contains the following coding sequences:
- a CDS encoding acetyl-CoA hydrolase/transferase family protein yields MRWIEDYRSKLVKAEEAVALIKSGDKISISGNAAAPYVLLNALAQRKDDLKDVGVFTLLMLGENPLSKPDMRGRFRLKSLFVGPADRAAVNEGRADYYPIFLYEIPGLFRTQVQLDVAVIHTSLPDEHGFVSLGVETIATKAAAETAKVVIAQVNDRMPRVLGDCFLHISRLSKIVEVSEPLPTLAPKPFSDVENQIAQHITTLIDDRATLQLGIGGIPDAVLALLKGKKDLGIHTEMVSDGVMRAIEDGIVTNAYKSLHPGKVIATFLLGSERLYEYSHNNPLFELHQVDYTNDPFVVARNDNMVSINSALEVDLTGQVCSDSIGYSIYSGFGGQVDFTRGAARAKGGKPIIALSSTAKNGQLSRIVPHLNEGAGVVTSRGDVHYVVTEYGIAYLHGRSLQERAKAMISIAHPNFREGLEKFAKSKKYL; encoded by the coding sequence ATGAGATGGATAGAAGACTATAGAAGCAAGCTGGTGAAGGCCGAGGAGGCCGTTGCCCTGATAAAAAGCGGCGATAAGATTTCCATTTCCGGCAATGCCGCAGCGCCGTATGTTCTTCTCAACGCGCTGGCGCAACGCAAGGATGATTTGAAGGACGTCGGTGTGTTTACCTTGTTGATGCTCGGCGAAAACCCGTTGAGCAAGCCGGACATGCGCGGCCGCTTCCGGCTCAAATCGCTTTTTGTCGGGCCGGCCGATCGCGCGGCGGTCAATGAAGGGCGCGCCGATTATTATCCCATTTTTTTGTATGAGATTCCCGGACTCTTTCGCACCCAGGTGCAATTGGACGTGGCGGTTATTCATACCTCGCTGCCGGATGAGCATGGTTTCGTTTCGCTCGGCGTGGAAACCATCGCGACGAAAGCGGCGGCGGAAACCGCAAAAGTCGTCATTGCTCAGGTGAATGATCGAATGCCTCGCGTCCTGGGCGATTGTTTTTTGCATATATCCCGGCTCAGCAAAATTGTCGAAGTCTCAGAACCTCTGCCCACGCTGGCGCCCAAGCCGTTCTCGGACGTTGAAAATCAAATCGCGCAGCACATCACAACCCTTATTGACGATCGTGCCACGCTGCAACTGGGTATCGGCGGCATTCCGGACGCCGTGCTGGCGTTGTTGAAAGGCAAGAAAGATTTGGGCATTCACACCGAAATGGTGTCTGATGGCGTTATGCGGGCCATTGAAGACGGCATCGTAACCAATGCCTACAAGAGCCTGCATCCGGGAAAAGTGATTGCCACCTTTCTTTTGGGCAGTGAGCGGCTTTATGAATACAGTCACAACAACCCGCTGTTTGAGCTGCATCAGGTGGACTATACCAACGATCCCTTTGTGGTGGCGCGCAACGATAATATGGTCTCCATCAACTCCGCGCTGGAAGTGGATCTAACCGGCCAGGTTTGCTCGGATAGCATTGGCTATTCGATTTATTCGGGCTTCGGCGGCCAGGTTGATTTCACGCGCGGCGCCGCGCGCGCCAAGGGCGGCAAACCCATCATCGCGTTATCGTCAACGGCCAAGAACGGGCAACTGTCTCGCATCGTGCCGCATTTGAACGAAGGCGCGGGCGTCGTGACCAGCCGCGGTGATGTGCACTACGTCGTAACGGAATACGGCATTGCTTATTTGCACGGCAGGAGCCTGCAAGAACGCGCCAAAGCGATGATCAGCATCGCGCATCCGAATTTTCGCGAGGGTTTGGAGAAATTCGCCAAGTCCAAAAAATATTTGTGA
- the ald gene encoding alanine dehydrogenase, protein MNIGIPKETAIEERRVALTPVGVYALVNEGHAVHVEQGAGKASGFSDQEFQNVGAQIVFSGDEVFRRSQLVVKVQPPTEDECKYLEQGKIVFSLLGLGIARKAIIKKLLETGVIALGYEFIEQPDGNLPILTAMSEIAGNLLPQIAGRLLESEYGGRGIILAGVSGVTPASVVILGAGVVGFTAARAFSALGARVLVLDKNINNLRNLDRLLDKRVSTSIITPLLVERWTRLADVLIGAVLIHGQKPPNLVTEDMVKKMKAGSVIIDVSIDQGGCIATSHPTTLSAPTFVQHGVTHYCVPNIPAAAARTASHALNNSVLPWVLEVADDGLEKTLHGMSPLRKGVYTFQGQCTQQAVASLIECEYRNIDSLLSLNDRQ, encoded by the coding sequence ATGAATATCGGAATACCCAAAGAAACGGCTATTGAAGAGCGCCGGGTGGCGCTTACGCCGGTCGGCGTCTACGCCCTGGTCAATGAAGGCCACGCGGTGCACGTCGAACAAGGCGCGGGAAAAGCCAGCGGCTTTTCCGATCAGGAATTTCAGAACGTCGGCGCGCAAATCGTTTTCTCCGGCGACGAGGTTTTTCGGCGATCTCAGCTTGTGGTCAAGGTGCAGCCACCGACAGAAGATGAGTGCAAATATCTCGAGCAGGGAAAAATCGTATTTTCGTTGCTGGGATTGGGCATTGCGCGCAAAGCCATCATTAAAAAATTATTGGAAACGGGCGTCATCGCGCTCGGCTATGAATTCATCGAACAACCCGATGGCAATCTGCCGATCTTGACGGCGATGAGCGAGATTGCCGGCAATCTGCTGCCGCAAATTGCCGGCCGGCTGCTGGAAAGTGAATATGGTGGCCGCGGCATTATCTTGGCCGGTGTTTCCGGAGTCACGCCAGCAAGCGTGGTCATTCTGGGCGCGGGCGTGGTTGGCTTCACCGCCGCCCGTGCGTTCTCCGCACTCGGGGCGCGAGTTTTGGTTCTGGATAAAAACATTAACAATCTGCGCAACTTGGATCGGCTTCTCGATAAGCGTGTGTCGACTTCGATCATCACGCCGCTGCTGGTGGAGCGCTGGACGCGCCTTGCGGATGTCTTGATTGGCGCGGTGCTGATTCACGGACAAAAACCGCCGAACTTGGTGACGGAGGACATGGTGAAAAAAATGAAGGCAGGTTCGGTGATTATCGATGTTTCCATCGACCAGGGAGGTTGCATTGCAACCAGCCACCCCACGACCCTGTCCGCGCCGACGTTTGTGCAGCATGGCGTCACGCATTATTGTGTGCCGAACATTCCCGCGGCCGCGGCGCGAACGGCTTCGCATGCGCTGAATAATTCCGTGTTACCGTGGGTGCTTGAAGTTGCCGATGACGGGTTGGAAAAAACATTGCATGGCATGTCCCCGCTGCGCAAAGGGGTTTATACGTTTCAAGGCCAGTGCACGCAGCAAGCCGTCGCAAGTTTGATTGAGTGCGAATACCGGAATATTGATTCATTGCTTTCTCTCAACGATCGCCAATAG
- a CDS encoding DJ-1/PfpI family protein, translated as MEKIDLSDRKILFILPPFDFCDEEYQKPKNLFDEWGARIVVASSSLANAKGTGGALAKPQITINDAAARDFQALLLVGGSGSQKFWRDQAVHDLTRRANRLEKIVSASGYAVMILANAGLLQGKRVTGFPVIETVLKWQGAIYTGKPIEVVGNIVTASGPEAAEEFAEAIAKLVAGTASQRIKRMHDFH; from the coding sequence ATGGAAAAAATTGATCTGTCCGACAGGAAGATTCTCTTCATTCTACCGCCTTTTGATTTTTGTGATGAAGAGTATCAAAAGCCCAAAAACTTGTTTGATGAATGGGGCGCGCGCATCGTTGTCGCTTCTTCGTCCCTTGCCAACGCCAAAGGCACGGGCGGGGCGTTGGCAAAACCGCAGATCACCATTAACGATGCGGCAGCCAGAGATTTTCAGGCATTGCTTTTGGTTGGCGGCAGCGGCAGCCAAAAGTTCTGGCGTGATCAGGCGGTTCACGATTTGACCAGGCGGGCCAATCGGCTTGAAAAAATTGTGAGCGCCAGCGGTTATGCCGTGATGATTCTTGCCAATGCCGGCCTGTTGCAGGGAAAACGGGTCACCGGTTTTCCTGTCATCGAAACCGTTTTGAAATGGCAGGGCGCGATCTACACGGGTAAGCCGATTGAAGTTGTTGGAAATATCGTTACCGCAAGCGGACCGGAGGCCGCGGAGGAATTTGCTGAAGCGATTGCCAAGCTGGTGGCCGGAACTGCATCGCAGCGTATTAAAAGAATGCACGATTTCCATTGA
- a CDS encoding iron-molybdenum cofactor biosynthesis protein, with protein sequence MKIAVATEDGKTISAHFGRSPFFAIYEIADGKVINQEMRRNTFTGHFRGGVAHEDGHHDHGKGDEHAHQTVAEGLQDCQTVISHGMGRRAWEDLCSRGIEMIVTDETEVERALNLYLVGELKDRTEKLH encoded by the coding sequence ATGAAGATTGCAGTAGCCACCGAAGATGGCAAGACAATCTCTGCGCATTTTGGGCGCAGCCCCTTCTTTGCCATTTACGAAATTGCAGACGGCAAAGTCATCAACCAAGAAATGCGCCGGAATACGTTCACCGGACATTTTCGTGGTGGGGTAGCACACGAAGATGGACACCATGATCACGGCAAGGGAGATGAGCATGCCCATCAAACCGTAGCTGAAGGGCTGCAGGATTGCCAAACTGTGATTAGTCATGGCATGGGACGCCGCGCCTGGGAAGATTTGTGCAGCCGGGGAATCGAAATGATCGTCACGGATGAAACCGAGGTGGAGCGGGCGCTCAATCTGTATCTGGTCGGTGAGCTGAAAGACCGAACCGAGAAGCTGCATTGA
- the def gene encoding peptide deformylase: MKSVYRLRLYPDAVLRKKSLPLDDVNGAVRDLMAGMAEIMYTYNGIGLAAPQVGMLQRIIIADVGEGLITLANPEILQKEGEGRLEEGCLSLPDIQVDITRSQSIFVRGLNPEGKEVQHELSDLMARVIQHEIDHLNGVLIIDYASATEKILLRRQLKELQKQEES, translated from the coding sequence GTGAAGTCCGTGTACCGGCTCAGGCTCTACCCTGATGCAGTTCTGCGAAAAAAATCCCTGCCGCTTGATGACGTCAATGGTGCGGTGCGGGATTTGATGGCCGGCATGGCGGAAATCATGTACACGTACAACGGCATCGGCCTGGCCGCACCGCAAGTGGGCATGCTGCAACGCATCATCATCGCCGATGTCGGTGAAGGCTTGATCACTTTGGCCAATCCGGAGATTCTTCAGAAGGAGGGAGAAGGCCGATTGGAGGAAGGGTGTTTGAGCTTGCCCGACATTCAAGTCGATATTACCCGCAGCCAATCGATTTTTGTGCGCGGCCTCAACCCCGAAGGGAAAGAAGTTCAACACGAGCTGAGCGACTTGATGGCCCGGGTCATTCAACACGAGATCGACCACCTTAACGGTGTGCTCATCATCGACTACGCCTCGGCCACTGAGAAAATCCTTCTGCGCAGACAGTTGAAAGAACTGCAGAAGCAGGAAGAATCATGA
- a CDS encoding class I SAM-dependent methyltransferase gives MNRTPLTHERIFREEEFAGSYARRHQKMAEKFGHECAEKLTSRGFRAGRILDAGCGFGGTALVLAQRFPDSEIVGIDLSEPLLRLANRNAQAAKLERRAKFEIGDVEKIPYANHSFDAVLNINMVHIVENPVRMLDEIERVLKPEGFLFIADLRRSVLGFIEKEIRAALTLDEAKHLLNPSKLRAGKFSSNALWWRYET, from the coding sequence ATGAACAGAACGCCGTTGACACACGAACGAATCTTTCGTGAAGAAGAATTTGCCGGAAGTTATGCGCGGCGGCACCAAAAGATGGCCGAGAAGTTTGGCCACGAGTGCGCTGAAAAACTCACCTCGCGCGGATTTCGAGCCGGCAGGATACTCGATGCCGGCTGCGGTTTTGGCGGAACGGCTCTGGTGCTGGCGCAGCGTTTTCCGGACAGCGAGATCGTTGGGATCGATTTGTCCGAGCCGCTGTTGCGTCTGGCAAATCGGAACGCGCAAGCGGCCAAGTTGGAACGTCGCGCAAAATTTGAAATAGGCGACGTGGAAAAAATACCATACGCAAATCATTCTTTCGATGCCGTTCTGAACATCAACATGGTTCATATCGTCGAAAATCCCGTGCGAATGCTCGATGAGATTGAACGTGTGCTCAAGCCGGAGGGTTTTCTTTTCATCGCCGATTTGCGGCGCTCCGTATTGGGTTTCATCGAGAAAGAAATTAGAGCAGCCTTGACATTGGACGAAGCAAAGCATCTGCTCAACCCGTCGAAGCTGAGAGCAGGGAAATTTTCTTCCAATGCGCTGTGGTGGAGGTACGAGACGTGA